From one Eucalyptus grandis isolate ANBG69807.140 chromosome 9, ASM1654582v1, whole genome shotgun sequence genomic stretch:
- the LOC104420644 gene encoding UDP-glycosyltransferase 90A1-like, whose amino-acid sequence MFLPHTEEAPKMGSLTSDDPIHVVLFPFMSKGHAIPILHLARLLLLRRLAAAVTVFTTPSNLPFVSRHLAGTLASAVSLPFPGDIPGLPTGVESTDALPSMSLFPAFATGTVLMQPSLEAELQRLHPRPTFMVSDGFLWWTLDSASKFGIPRLVFYGMSNYSMALSRAAGVENHLRGPTAEDEPFTLNAFPWIKLTKNDFERYFFQSLTEDNPQLEFIMKAMVATQKSNGLVVNSFQELEPTFLDYWNRESGLRAWCIGPLLPLEHPVVGGPPLRTPWAEWLDRKRAGGERVLYAAFGSQAEIPAAQLQEIALGLESSGASFLWVIKRKESDIMADIDSGFEDRVSGRGMVVREWVDQRGILIHGSVQGFLSHCGWNSVLESLCAGVPILAWPMMAEQPLNARMVAEEMGAGLRVEAADGTVRGS is encoded by the coding sequence ATGTTCCTTCCACACACAGAAGAAGCACCAAAAATGGGTTCACTAACTTCCGACGATCCCATACACGTCGTCCTCTTCCCCTTCATGTCCAAAGGCCACGCCATCCCCATCCTCCACCTCGcccggctcctcctcctccgccgcctcgccgccgcAGTCACTGTCTTCACCACTCCCTCCAACCTCCCCTTCGTCTCCCGCCACCTCGCTGGCACCCTCGCCTCTGCCGTCTCCCTCCCCTTCCCAGGCGATATCCCGGGCCTCCCCACCGGCGTTGAGAGCACCGACGCGCTCCCTTCCATGTCCCTCTTCCCCGCCTTTGCCACCGGCACGGTGCTCATGCAGCCGAGCCTCGAGGCAGAGCTCCAGAGGCTGCACCCGCGGCCCACCTTCATGGTGTCGGACGGGTTCCTGTGGTGGACCCTCGATTCGGCCTCCAAGTTCGGCATCCCTCGCCTGGTCTTTTATGGCATGAGCAACTACAGCATGGCACTTTCCCGGGCCGCCGGCGTCGAGAACCACCTCCGTGGGCCCACGGCGGAGGACGAGCCCTTCACCCTGAACGCTTTCCCGTGGATCAAGCTCACCAAGAACGACTTCGAGCGCTACTTCTTCCAGTCGTTGACGGAGGATAACCCCCAGTTGGAGTTCATCATGAAGGCCATGGTCGCGACGCAGAAGAGCAATGGCCTGGTCGtcaacagcttccaagagctcGAGCCTACCTTCCTTGACTACTGGAATCGTGAGAGCGGGCTGAGGGCTTGGTGCATCGGGCCGCTGCTCCCGCTTGAGCATCCGGTGGTGGGTGGCCCTCCCCTGCGGACCCCATGGGCGGAATGGTTGGACCGGAAGCGAGCTGGGGGCGAGCGCGTCCTGTACGCGGCTTTCGGGTCGCAGGCGGAGATCCCGGCGGCGCAGCTGCAAGAGATTGCGCTTGGGTTGGAGAGCTCCGGGGCGAGCTTCTTGTGGGTGATCAAGAGGAAAGAGTCGGACATCATGGCCGACATCGACAGCGGGTTCGAAGACAGGGTCAGCGGGAGAGGGATGGTGGTGCGAGAGTGGGTCGATCAGCGAGGCATCCTCATTCACGGGAGCGTCCAGGGTTTCCTGAGccactgcgggtggaactcggTGCTGGAGAGCCTGTGCGCCGGGGTGCCGATCCTGGCGTGGCCGATGATGGCGGAGCAACCGCTGAACGCCAGGATGGTCGCGGAGGAGATGGGGGCGGGGCTGAGGGTGGAGGCGGCGGATGGGACGGTGAGGGGTTCGTGA